The genome window AAGTGTATAAACTGCCTATTTTTCTAACACCCCTCTGCCAGACCAGGGTGGATGACAGGGTGATGGGGGAACTGTAGTCGGGTGTGGTGAACGTGTAGGTCACCGACTGGCTGGTGCTGGCGTTATTACGGCTCCATCCCCGGAAATTGACCGTGCCTGGGGCGGATTCCGCATTTTCGATAATCCGGTAACTGTGGAAAATATTCAACTCGCCCGCGCCATAGGTGGTGTCGAGTGGTGCCGTGCTTGTCTGCGACCAGTTGGGGAATTCCTCCTTGGTGGCACCGGTCATCAGGCAGGCCTTGATGGTGTCCGGGTGGGTGGCGTCGGCATTGCTGGCCAGGGCCGCCTTGGCGTAAAGCAGCGCGGCGGCTGACGACACGGCGCCGGTGGCGTAACTGGTGGCAATGGTCGAGGAGACGGACACAATTTCAGGCTTCTGTCGCCCCGGTCCCGGGTAGTTGGCGGGTGTTGTGCCATGGGAATGTAAACCGTCGGTGCGGCCAACCGAGATCGCGTTATAGGCACTGCCGAAAATCGGCGGGATGGTGCCGCTGCTGCCATTGTTCATGCCAACCACATTGATGACACCGCTATCCTGGGAAAAAAAATCGAAACGTTTGATCAGTTCGTTGAAGCTGGTCTCTTGCAGCGCATTGGCAGCGGCGATATAGGCGTGGCTCATGACCGCCGCCGAACTCGTACCCACCGATCCGGATGTTTTGAGAAAGTTGTTGAGGAAATCGTCCGCACTCCGCACCCCCACGCTGCTGGCGCCGGTGAGTAGGCTGGTGGTGGACCCGTAGTAATTCAGCCCGACGGTGGTGGCGTGCCCTGAAAAGTTCGAGCTGGTGTTGCTGATGTTGGTAAAGGTGATACCGGAAAATGCGCCGGTCCCTGTATTCGGCATGTAATCCGTGCCGGCCTCGGTCATTTCCAGATAGAGGTTGCTGCCGGTCGGAATACCGGCACCGGCATAGAGTTGCAGTTTGTCCCAACCAATCTCCGTCCTCCAGTCGGCATTCACCGCAGGATGCATCATCCATACGGCAACCAGGGAAAGCAGTGGAATTTTAAATGGAACGGTCATCGCGATGTACGACAAGGGTGGCTGAAATGCGGCGATTTTTCGCATTGATTACAAAAATAACTGTAAAAAGCGAGCAATATATGGTCAAACCCCCGCGCCATACTGGCTGTCGTCTACCGTCTACCAACCACCGACCACTGATTCAATGAACGTCTCACTTAACTGGCTTAACGACCACCTCGACCTCTCCCACATGTCACTCCAGGAAATGGATGACCTGCTGACCTTCGCAGGTGTCGAGGTGGAGGCCATCCATCAAAAGGGAGTGCCGTCCGACAGGATTGTCGTGGCCCAGGTCAAGTCCGCCGAACAACACCCGGATGCGGACAAACTGAAAGTCTGTATGGTCGACGCCGGCGAGGGCGAACTGCGCCAGATTGTTTGTGGCGCGCAAAACTATGCGGTCGGCGACAAGGTCCCATGTGCACTTCCCGGCGCCGATCTCGGAGGCGGTTTTGTCATCAAGGAAGGCAAACTCCGCGGTGTGGAATCCAGGGGCATGCTCTGCGGCGCGGATGAAATTGGCATGGTGTCCGAAGTCGACGGCCTGATGATCCTGTCCCAAGACCTGGAGATCGGCAAACCGCTGCAGCAAGTCTTTGATACCGACACCATCATCGAGGTGGAGGTCACCCCCAACCGCCCGGATCTGCTCTCCCACACCGGTATCGCGCGCGAGCTTGCCGCCTTGGCGGGCATCGAGCGCAAACATCACGCCATCACAGAGCCTGACACGGCTTCCGGTGAAGGTGTCGTCCAACTCTCCGCCCCCGATTCCTGCCCCTTCTACACCGCCGTCAAAATCTCAGGCGTCACCGTGGCTGAATCCCCCGTGTGGTTGAAAACCAAACTCGAAGCCATCGGCCTGCGACCGATCAACAACATCGTTGATATCACCAACTACGCACTCCATGAACTCGGCCATCCACTGCACGCATTTGATGCCGCCAAGGTCGACGGCGCTCTCGATATCCGTATGGCCGCAGACGGCGAAATTTTCAAAGCGCTCGACGAGGCCGACTACACCCTGACGAGTGACGATGTGGTCATCTCGGACGCCTCCGGCCATGCGCTCGCGCTCGGCGGCATCATGGGGGGGCTCGACAGCGGGGTCACGGAAACCACCACCGACATCATCCTCGAATCCGCTTATTTCACCCCGGCGAAAATCCGCCGCAGCTCACGCCGCCTGCTGCTGAGCTCGGATTCCTCGTATCGTTTTGAACGTGGCAGCGACCCGCAGCAGGTGCTCCCATCCTCCGCTTTTGCCGCCAAGCTGATCGTCGAGCTCGCCGGAGGTAAGATCGAAGGCCCAACCGCACTTGCCGGGGAAGCACCCCAGCTAACAGGTGAGGTGGCACTCGATGAAGCCAAACTCAACCAACTGATGGGCGGTTCTATTTCGCTGGCAGACGCACAGGGGATTTTAACCCGCCTCGGATTGGAACAACTCGGCGGCAATCTCTGGAGTATCCCAAGCTACCGGCTCGACCTCCACCGCCACATCGACTTGGTCGAGGAAATTGCCCGTGTGCACGGACTCGACAACGTTCCATCGCGCTTCAGCGGCACCTTTGCCCACGAAAGCGAGATCGATGCCGCCTACGATTACCAGATGTGCGTGCGTAACAAGCTCGTGGCCCTCGGGTTCTATGAAACGCAAACCATCAAGCTGATCGCCGCAAGCTCACCCGATCTGATGACGGCCCAGATGGATACTGCGCTCCCCCTCCGCCCTCTCCAGGATGGTGATGTCATCCGGGTGGCGCTTCCGCTCAGTGAGGACCACGCCATCATGCGCCCGTCTCTAACACCCGGCCTGGTCGCTACCGCCGCACGCAATATCCGCCAGGGCGCCAAGTCACTTCGCCTGTTCGAAATCGGCCGACAGTTCCGTAACGTCGGTGGAGGCAAGGCAAATGATCTTGAAGCCGACTCCCTGGCAATGCTGTTAGGTGGCGAGCGCCGCCCCGCCACGTGGTCGGTCAGGTCAGGCTGCCAGGGGCGCATTGACGCCTTCGATGTCAAGGCCGCCATCGCCGCGCTGCTTCCGACCAGGGACATTCAATTCACCCCGCGTGACCGCGAGGGGTTCATCATCGCCGCGGACGTCCAGTGCGATGGCAAGCCGATCGGCGTGTTTGCCCAGCTCAGTCCGGCGAAGTGCCGTGACCTCGGAAGCGACTCCCCCATTTACCTGGTTGAGCTCGATGTGAAAAAATGCCAGCAGCTTGGCACAGGAGCCGTCCAGGTTGACGGGCTTCCCCAGTTCCCCGGCTCAAGCCGTGATGCCGCCATGGTGGCTCCCATCGACCTTGCCAATGCCGAGATTGAAAAGGTGGTCAAAAAACACAACGAGATGCTTTTGGTGTCGTCGGCCTGTTTCGACCTCTTTACCGACCCGACGGGTGAAAAAATGCCCGTCGACAAAAAATCCATCGCCTACACCTTCCACTACCGGTCCCCTGACCGCACCTTGAAAGCGAACGAGGTTGACCAGGCACACCAGAAGCTGCTCGACAAGCTCAGCCAGGCCTTGCCGATCACATTTCGATAGGAATTGCGGCCACCAGGACGCGGAAAATTATAGAAAATATGGTTTATTCCCGTATTGGGACGGCATTTTGTGGTGGTTGAATTTATTTTTCGCCCTCTAAAAGCCCTTGTTTATGAGGGAATTACATAAATTACGACAATTAGGCGAAGAAAGTAGTTTACATTTATAAAAAAGTAAGTAAACATACACAGGTCGAGCGGGACGTCCCAAACGTTTCACTCGATTGACAAGGCAAAGGAAAATGTCATCCCTCCCAAACAAGCTGAAGCTGTCCTCGTGGCAACCGAAGCCTCCCCACGGTTGACACTATCCCTAGCTACCAACAACTAAGGATACCAAGAGGACACAGTTGCACCCTTACATTCTCTCCATATCCCCACAATGAATAACTGACAGACGTTCCCCCAAGAAAAGAAAGCAGTTCCCCTCCGAAAAAAAGCCCCCGCTCTCCATCCCCTTGGAGAAGCGGGGTTTTTCTTGGATGCCAGGGAGTGCGGACACTCTTGTCCGCATTATTCGGCATGCCGGTGGACAAGAGTGTCCACCCTCCTCACGCCGTCACCGAGCCGCGGTCGTCGTCGAGGCCTGACTTTTCAAGGTAGTATTCATAACCACCCGCATAGCGGGTCAGCTGGCCCTTGTCGACGTGTAGGGTGATCTTCGCGAGGTTCTTGATAAAGTGAACGTCGTGGGAAATGAACACCAGGGTGCCCTCGTAGTGCTTGAGTGCTTGCAGCAGCGCCTCGATGGAAATGATGTCGAGGTGGGTGGTCGGCTCGTCCATCAGCAGCAGGTTGGGTGGATTGACCAGGAACTTCACCAGATTGAGTCGGGACTTCTCGCCACCGGAAAGGACACGGACTTTTTTATGGACATCGGCACGCCGGAATAAAAAGGACCCGAGAATCGAGCGGGCTTCCTCCTCACGCATGTCGCCACCACTGGCCATGACTTCTTCGATCACGGTGTTGGCTTCGTTCATCGACTCGGTGCGGTGCTGGGAATAGTAGCCGAGGCGGGTGTTGTAGCCGCAGTTGCGGGTGCCGCTTTGAAACTCCAACTCACCGGCGAGGATTTTTAGCAGGGTGGATTTACCGGCGCCGTTAGGTCCGACCAGCACCATGCGGTCGCCACGTTCGACCGTGAGATCGAGACTCTCGTAGACAACCTTGTCGCCGTAGGCCATATGGATTTTTTCAAGCTCAATGACCTTCTGGTTAGAGCGCTGTGGCTGGGGGAAATTGAATTTAAACACCTTGCGCGGGGCGATGGGCTTGGGGAGACGCTTCATCTTCTCAAGCGTCTTGATCCGGCTCTGCACCTGGGCGGCCTTGGAGGTGACCGACCGGAAACGGTCGATGAACTCCTGGACGCGTTCGATTTCCTTGTTCTGGTTGCGGTAGGCCTGCACCTTCTGGGTGTAGCGTTTGTTACGCTGCTTGAGGTAGGCGGTGTAGTTGCCGGTGTAGGAAATGAGTTGTTCCTCATCGATCTCGTAAACGGTTTCGATCAGCGCGTCCATGAAGTCGCGGTCGTGGGAAATCATCAGCAAGGCACCCGGGTAGTTCAGCAAATAGCGTTGCAGCCAGATGAGGGCGGTGAGGTCGAGGTGGTTGGTGGGCTCGTCCAGCATCAGCAGATCCGGCTCCTTGACAAGCAGCTGGGCGAGGTGGGCGCGCATGATCCAGCCACCGGAGAATTCGCGGGCGGGTTTGTCAAAGGCTTCAGGGTCGAAGCCGAGACCTGACAGGATCCTTTTCGCCTTGGGCTCAAGTTGGTAGCCGTTGGCAGCTTCGAATGCGTCCTGTGCCTTGTGGTATGCGTCGGTGTCGGTTTTGCCGGTGGCGTCACCCTCGCGCATGGTGCGGACGGCTTTGATCAGTTCGGGTGTGATACCGATGGCAATTTCCAAAACCGTCTCGTCGCCCGGGTCGCCTGCCTCCTGGGCGAGGTAACCGACGATTGCGTAGTCGTCCACCTCGACACTACCCGCATCGGTGTCCTCCTCCTTGAGGATCA of Akkermansiaceae bacterium contains these proteins:
- a CDS encoding ABC-F family ATP-binding cassette domain-containing protein, whose product is MLIIRKLTKSLGGRTLFEDADMTINWGERVALVGPNGAGKSTLFKMILKEEDTDAGSVEVDDYAIVGYLAQEAGDPGDETVLEIAIGITPELIKAVRTMREGDATGKTDTDAYHKAQDAFEAANGYQLEPKAKRILSGLGFDPEAFDKPAREFSGGWIMRAHLAQLLVKEPDLLMLDEPTNHLDLTALIWLQRYLLNYPGALLMISHDRDFMDALIETVYEIDEEQLISYTGNYTAYLKQRNKRYTQKVQAYRNQNKEIERVQEFIDRFRSVTSKAAQVQSRIKTLEKMKRLPKPIAPRKVFKFNFPQPQRSNQKVIELEKIHMAYGDKVVYESLDLTVERGDRMVLVGPNGAGKSTLLKILAGELEFQSGTRNCGYNTRLGYYSQHRTESMNEANTVIEEVMASGGDMREEEARSILGSFLFRRADVHKKVRVLSGGEKSRLNLVKFLVNPPNLLLMDEPTTHLDIISIEALLQALKHYEGTLVFISHDVHFIKNLAKITLHVDKGQLTRYAGGYEYYLEKSGLDDDRGSVTA
- a CDS encoding phenylalanine--tRNA ligase subunit beta produces the protein MNVSLNWLNDHLDLSHMSLQEMDDLLTFAGVEVEAIHQKGVPSDRIVVAQVKSAEQHPDADKLKVCMVDAGEGELRQIVCGAQNYAVGDKVPCALPGADLGGGFVIKEGKLRGVESRGMLCGADEIGMVSEVDGLMILSQDLEIGKPLQQVFDTDTIIEVEVTPNRPDLLSHTGIARELAALAGIERKHHAITEPDTASGEGVVQLSAPDSCPFYTAVKISGVTVAESPVWLKTKLEAIGLRPINNIVDITNYALHELGHPLHAFDAAKVDGALDIRMAADGEIFKALDEADYTLTSDDVVISDASGHALALGGIMGGLDSGVTETTTDIILESAYFTPAKIRRSSRRLLLSSDSSYRFERGSDPQQVLPSSAFAAKLIVELAGGKIEGPTALAGEAPQLTGEVALDEAKLNQLMGGSISLADAQGILTRLGLEQLGGNLWSIPSYRLDLHRHIDLVEEIARVHGLDNVPSRFSGTFAHESEIDAAYDYQMCVRNKLVALGFYETQTIKLIAASSPDLMTAQMDTALPLRPLQDGDVIRVALPLSEDHAIMRPSLTPGLVATAARNIRQGAKSLRLFEIGRQFRNVGGGKANDLEADSLAMLLGGERRPATWSVRSGCQGRIDAFDVKAAIAALLPTRDIQFTPRDREGFIIAADVQCDGKPIGVFAQLSPAKCRDLGSDSPIYLVELDVKKCQQLGTGAVQVDGLPQFPGSSRDAAMVAPIDLANAEIEKVVKKHNEMLLVSSACFDLFTDPTGEKMPVDKKSIAYTFHYRSPDRTLKANEVDQAHQKLLDKLSQALPITFR